The Spiroplasma clarkii genome has a window encoding:
- a CDS encoding PTS fructose transporter subunit IIABC has product MEIKDMFSKSISFFSQDLKTKDEVIDFLSSKLVAEGFVKDEKAFKAAVYKREEQGSTGIGEGIAIPHVLNPTVKQSAIAFVSLKNEVEWQSLNEKPVSLVFLIITNGKDGNEHLDALANLSSYLIKSEVQEGLRNAKSVATVQKLFSTPKAVKAAPKSGHYDVIGITACPTGIAHTYLAAEKIEEYASQLGLTAKVETQGRRGVDNKLTAEDIANAKYIILAHDKAINGMGRFNGFEVIDTSTKDAIYNGKELINDYKNHKNLKKIENVKDDNEGSGELTLGQFKKVKDNLLAGVSRMLPFVVAGGIILGIGFLLDYIYLTVNGFVGVASPAKLAALVGSGVEDPSITAAWDILGSGQTYVINNVTYYSSGSFGTVWIVAHFFSAIGKVGMELMIPILSAYVCYSLVGAQGLMPGAVAGLLANGNGMVYGTAGNWSGAWTRFLPESLSGLSSGFIGALVGAYLAGLAVLGLSKLMKNFGKGLQGVRDIVFIPVLSLLAIAIIMLAINIPLGYVMFGLQEGITYLASKNLMWLVCIIIGAMMCVDMGGPINKIAYVLGVLSVGFALVKDTNSAAYDQQTMVMTAAMTAGMIPPLGIAVSTVLFPRQWSEKNRDAAKANWLMGMCFISEGAIPFMIEDPKRIMGSAVAGGATAGAIVGILKIAINAPHGGIFVSPLTNSLLFDSASAQKAMGVVGFILAVIAGTFVMALILGFWRMADIKKGKLALSGTNGVKESLETKIAKFADNPAKQDALKARLEKYNAYEADLVVRQAAYQELVVQRESQKAAKKAMK; this is encoded by the coding sequence ATGGAAATAAAAGACATGTTTTCAAAAAGTATTTCATTTTTTAGTCAAGATTTAAAAACTAAGGATGAAGTTATTGACTTTTTAAGTTCAAAATTAGTTGCAGAAGGTTTTGTAAAAGATGAAAAAGCTTTTAAAGCAGCAGTTTACAAACGTGAAGAACAAGGTTCAACTGGAATTGGTGAAGGTATTGCAATTCCACACGTTTTAAATCCAACAGTGAAACAATCAGCAATTGCTTTTGTTTCACTAAAAAATGAAGTTGAGTGACAAAGTCTCAATGAAAAACCAGTTTCTTTAGTTTTTTTGATTATAACAAATGGTAAAGATGGGAATGAACATTTAGATGCATTAGCAAATTTATCAAGTTATTTAATTAAAAGTGAAGTACAAGAAGGATTAAGAAACGCAAAATCAGTAGCAACTGTGCAAAAATTATTTAGTACACCAAAAGCTGTCAAAGCAGCTCCAAAATCAGGACATTATGATGTAATTGGTATTACAGCTTGTCCAACAGGAATTGCTCATACCTATTTAGCTGCTGAAAAAATTGAAGAATATGCTTCTCAACTAGGGTTAACAGCAAAAGTTGAAACCCAAGGTCGTCGTGGGGTTGATAATAAGTTAACTGCTGAAGATATTGCTAATGCAAAATACATTATTTTGGCTCATGACAAAGCTATTAATGGTATGGGAAGATTTAATGGTTTTGAAGTTATTGATACTTCTACTAAAGATGCTATATATAACGGAAAAGAATTAATTAATGACTATAAAAATCACAAAAATTTGAAAAAAATTGAAAATGTTAAAGATGACAATGAGGGTAGTGGTGAACTAACCCTAGGTCAATTTAAAAAAGTTAAAGATAACTTGCTAGCAGGGGTTTCAAGAATGTTACCATTTGTAGTAGCAGGAGGAATCATTTTAGGAATTGGTTTCTTACTAGATTACATCTACTTAACAGTAAATGGTTTTGTTGGTGTAGCTAGTCCAGCTAAATTAGCAGCACTTGTTGGTTCAGGTGTTGAAGACCCATCAATAACAGCAGCTTGGGATATCTTAGGATCAGGACAAACTTATGTTATAAATAATGTAACTTATTATTCATCTGGAAGTTTTGGAACAGTGTGAATTGTTGCTCACTTCTTTAGTGCCATAGGTAAAGTTGGAATGGAATTAATGATTCCAATTCTATCAGCATATGTATGTTATTCACTTGTAGGAGCACAAGGGTTGATGCCTGGTGCTGTTGCTGGATTACTTGCAAATGGAAATGGTATGGTTTATGGAACTGCTGGAAATTGGTCTGGTGCTTGAACAAGATTTTTACCTGAAAGTTTATCAGGATTATCAAGTGGATTTATTGGAGCTCTAGTTGGTGCTTACCTTGCAGGTTTAGCAGTTTTAGGACTAAGTAAATTAATGAAAAACTTTGGAAAAGGTTTACAAGGAGTTAGAGACATAGTCTTTATTCCAGTGTTATCACTACTAGCAATTGCAATTATTATGCTAGCAATAAACATTCCATTAGGTTATGTAATGTTTGGTTTACAAGAAGGTATTACTTACTTGGCAAGTAAAAACTTGATGTGATTAGTATGTATTATTATTGGAGCTATGATGTGTGTTGACATGGGTGGTCCAATCAACAAAATTGCTTACGTTTTAGGAGTACTTTCAGTTGGATTTGCACTTGTAAAAGATACAAATAGTGCAGCTTATGACCAACAAACAATGGTTATGACAGCAGCTATGACAGCTGGAATGATCCCACCATTGGGAATTGCAGTTTCAACTGTTTTATTCCCAAGACAATGAAGTGAAAAAAATAGAGATGCTGCTAAAGCAAACTGATTAATGGGAATGTGTTTCATTTCAGAAGGGGCAATTCCATTTATGATTGAAGATCCAAAAAGAATTATGGGATCTGCAGTTGCTGGAGGAGCAACTGCAGGGGCAATTGTGGGAATTTTAAAAATTGCTATTAATGCACCACATGGAGGAATCTTTGTTTCACCATTAACAAATTCTTTACTATTTGATTCTGCTAGTGCACAAAAAGCTATGGGAGTTGTTGGATTTATCTTAGCAGTAATTGCTGGAACATTTGTAATGGCCTTAATTTTAGGATTCTGAAGAATGGCTGATATTAAAAAAGGAAAATTAGCTTTATCTGGAACTAATGGAGTTAAAGAATCATTAGAAACTAAAATTGCTAAATTTGCAGATAATCCTGCAAAACAAGATGCTTTGAAAGCAAGACTTGAAAAATATAATGCTTATGAAGCAGATTTAGTAGTAAGACAAGCAGCTTACCAAGAACTTGTAGTTCAAAGAGAGTCACAAAAAGCTGCTAAAAAAGCTATGAAATAA
- a CDS encoding 1-phosphofructokinase family hexose kinase has protein sequence MIYTITLNPAIDHIVLTTKKVQLGVTNYYNDEYKVVGGKGINAAVILNNLGAQVQAVGIMGENNKKIFTDKFQEIKLSTNFIYNPGSTRVNYKIKHLASHQETELNGMGFTAEPEIVQEFLKTLAAKLIPGDIVVTTGSVAVGIDSTIYEAIGKIVNEQQATLICDATNDLLKNALKAHPFLIKPNLEEICSTLGVEFKPNFDFAEIKKLIQNLKELGAQNILLSMGSEGSIFFGQDNTNFKVGVAQGELVNSVGAGDSMLAGFVYGIDQKFSIKKSLQYAAASGAATAFTEWLADKNAITSLVDKIQVNEI, from the coding sequence ATGATTTATACAATTACATTAAATCCTGCAATTGATCACATTGTTTTAACAACAAAAAAAGTTCAACTAGGGGTTACAAATTATTATAATGATGAGTATAAAGTTGTTGGAGGAAAAGGTATTAATGCAGCCGTCATCTTAAACAATTTGGGTGCTCAGGTTCAAGCTGTTGGAATTATGGGTGAAAATAACAAAAAGATTTTTACAGATAAATTTCAAGAAATTAAATTATCAACAAATTTCATCTATAATCCAGGCAGTACACGAGTAAATTATAAAATTAAGCATTTAGCTTCACACCAAGAAACAGAATTAAATGGAATGGGTTTTACAGCAGAGCCAGAAATAGTACAAGAGTTTTTAAAAACTCTTGCAGCTAAGCTTATTCCTGGTGACATAGTTGTCACAACAGGAAGTGTTGCTGTGGGAATTGATTCAACAATTTATGAAGCAATTGGGAAAATTGTCAACGAGCAGCAAGCAACTTTGATTTGTGATGCTACTAATGACTTATTAAAAAATGCCTTAAAAGCACATCCTTTCTTAATAAAACCCAATCTTGAAGAAATTTGTTCAACATTAGGTGTGGAATTTAAACCAAATTTTGATTTTGCAGAAATAAAAAAACTAATCCAAAATTTAAAAGAGTTAGGGGCTCAAAACATTTTATTAAGCATGGGTTCAGAAGGAAGTATCTTCTTTGGACAAGATAACACTAACTTTAAAGTTGGTGTTGCTCAAGGTGAATTAGTTAACTCAGTTGGAGCCGGTGACAGTATGTTGGCGGGCTTTGTCTATGGAATTGATCAAAAATTTTCAATCAAAAAATCACTGCAGTATGCAGCCGCCAGTGGGGCTGCTACTGCATTCACTGAATGGTTAGCAGATAAAAATGCTATTACTAGTTTAGTGGACAAAATACAAGTAAATGAAATCTAG
- a CDS encoding DeoR/GlpR family DNA-binding transcription regulator, with translation MLKEERWKNILDYVNKKGYCTNEELSKVLSIPFTTLRRDLTDLSEINKLERVHGGAKSVKEKSILEEILDYKLTTNVAAKQKIAQKAIFCVKENETIFLDAGSNTYFLAQLITPNLNVRVYTNSIINAQVLANNGVKHIYVLPGRLKLSTQAICGVETLNAISNYNFDVAFIGVNAVDNEYNFYTTNDDEAEIKKKAIRCSQLSFGLADKSKMDSKSFIKFSNKKELALISDEE, from the coding sequence ATGCTTAAAGAAGAACGTTGAAAAAATATCTTAGATTATGTTAATAAGAAGGGATATTGTACCAATGAAGAATTATCTAAGGTTCTGAGCATCCCATTTACCACCTTGCGAAGAGATTTAACAGATCTAAGTGAAATCAATAAACTTGAAAGAGTACATGGTGGGGCTAAATCTGTTAAAGAAAAATCAATTTTAGAAGAGATACTAGACTATAAGTTAACTACAAATGTTGCAGCCAAACAAAAAATTGCTCAAAAAGCAATTTTTTGTGTTAAAGAAAATGAAACAATTTTTTTGGATGCAGGATCAAATACTTATTTTTTAGCACAACTAATCACCCCAAACTTAAATGTTAGAGTTTACACAAACTCAATTATCAATGCTCAAGTGTTAGCAAATAATGGTGTTAAACATATTTATGTTTTACCAGGGAGATTAAAATTATCAACTCAAGCAATTTGTGGGGTTGAAACCTTAAATGCAATTTCAAATTACAACTTTGATGTAGCTTTTATTGGGGTCAATGCTGTTGATAATGAGTATAATTTTTACACTACCAATGATGATGAAGCAGAAATTAAGAAAAAAGCCATTCGTTGTTCACAATTGAGTTTTGGATTAGCAGATAAAAGTAAAATGGATTCAAAATCATTTATAAAATTTAGCAACAAAAAGGAACTAGCCTTAATTAGTGATGAGGAGTAA
- a CDS encoding RelA/SpoT family protein, giving the protein MSNKLNEEFHYIECRDVNLLLEEMRKYIHNETIIEEVRQAYLYAENKHEGQMRKSGDKFIIHPLSTAYYLAQWKMGPKTIIAGLLHDVIEDTPVTHEEIEQIFGTDVANIVESVTKVSFFTKENRAQMKAQYLRKLFISMIRDIRVIIVKIADRMHNMLTLKYMPPDKQKIIAKETLEIYSTIAHRIGMKTAKNLLEDWSFRYLNPEEYQRVSALLEEDIEAREQIIDEIISDIENKIKDSQKITKFEVYGRSKSFYSIYRKMTTFGKNFTDINDIIAVRIITENVDECYTVMGWVHQMYTPLSGRFKDYIATPKNNLYQSLHTTVANKDGIIFEVQIRTFNMEDIAMHGAAAHWKYKENEKNVSVEAKQKEIDEKVDMFTRIMNLEKLASEGEEVEYESGMDKLEAEIEETVKSDYLTSLIYVLTPDGQVVTLPFGSTVLDFAYKIHTEVGNHTVGAKINGVFSPFNTTLESGEMIEVQTSTEIEPQEKWLKFVRTSTAKKAIENFLADKSQKIVREETISNQKLIRNTKREIDRYIIENDLKWKVNSLEEIKRKLLVLDYKNIDDFLLSIGRGDFSIKEAVEVVFVEATDEMNDDQILDIKTRKYKSTSSRGDIIINKMENLSSTIAECCFPLPVEEIVAFMSKSKGFQIHRSKCVNILNTKNVKNILEAVWNVKKLANLTYKVKVRIVTSVRPGVLQGIVQVFGTQRIEVTEAKLITSEEELLTRSSMVLQVRDLEHFNTAITAIKEVPGVELAERASSVVEEETN; this is encoded by the coding sequence ATGTCAAATAAATTGAATGAAGAGTTCCACTATATTGAGTGTCGCGATGTCAACTTATTGTTAGAAGAAATGCGTAAATACATCCATAATGAAACAATTATTGAAGAAGTTCGTCAAGCTTATTTATATGCTGAAAACAAGCATGAAGGTCAAATGCGTAAAAGTGGTGACAAATTTATAATTCACCCTTTATCTACAGCATATTACTTAGCTCAATGAAAAATGGGTCCCAAAACAATTATTGCTGGACTTTTACATGATGTCATTGAAGATACACCTGTAACCCATGAAGAAATTGAACAAATTTTTGGAACTGATGTGGCAAACATTGTTGAATCAGTAACAAAAGTTAGTTTTTTTACCAAAGAAAATCGTGCTCAAATGAAAGCACAATACTTAAGAAAATTGTTTATTTCTATGATTCGTGACATTAGAGTTATCATTGTAAAAATTGCTGACAGAATGCACAATATGTTAACTTTAAAATACATGCCCCCTGATAAACAAAAAATTATTGCCAAAGAAACCTTAGAAATTTACTCAACTATTGCTCACAGAATTGGGATGAAAACTGCTAAAAACCTTTTAGAAGATTGAAGTTTTCGTTACTTAAATCCAGAAGAATACCAAAGAGTTTCTGCACTACTAGAAGAAGATATTGAAGCACGTGAACAAATTATTGATGAAATTATTTCAGATATTGAAAATAAAATAAAAGATTCGCAAAAAATCACTAAATTTGAAGTTTATGGAAGATCAAAGTCATTTTACTCAATCTATCGTAAAATGACCACATTTGGAAAGAATTTCACAGACATCAATGATATTATTGCAGTGCGGATTATTACAGAAAATGTGGATGAATGTTATACAGTAATGGGTTGAGTCCACCAAATGTATACACCTTTATCAGGACGTTTTAAAGACTATATTGCCACTCCAAAAAATAACTTGTACCAGTCATTACACACCACAGTCGCCAATAAGGATGGGATCATTTTTGAAGTTCAAATTAGAACTTTTAATATGGAAGACATTGCTATGCATGGAGCTGCAGCTCATTGAAAATATAAAGAAAATGAAAAAAATGTTAGTGTAGAAGCAAAACAAAAAGAAATTGATGAAAAAGTTGACATGTTTACTAGAATCATGAACTTAGAAAAATTAGCCTCAGAAGGTGAAGAAGTTGAATATGAATCTGGAATGGATAAATTAGAAGCTGAAATTGAAGAAACAGTTAAAAGTGACTACTTAACATCATTAATTTATGTATTAACTCCTGATGGACAAGTGGTAACCTTGCCATTTGGAAGTACAGTTTTAGACTTTGCATATAAAATCCACACTGAGGTTGGAAACCACACAGTTGGTGCTAAAATAAATGGGGTTTTTTCTCCATTTAATACAACCTTAGAATCTGGAGAAATGATTGAAGTGCAAACTTCAACTGAAATTGAACCACAAGAAAAATGGTTGAAGTTTGTTAGAACTTCAACAGCTAAAAAAGCAATTGAAAATTTCTTAGCAGATAAATCTCAAAAAATTGTCAGAGAAGAAACTATTTCAAATCAAAAATTAATTAGAAATACTAAAAGAGAGATTGATCGTTACATTATTGAAAATGACTTAAAGTGAAAAGTAAATTCACTAGAAGAAATTAAAAGAAAATTATTGGTTTTAGATTATAAAAATATTGATGATTTTTTATTATCAATCGGAAGAGGGGACTTTTCCATTAAAGAGGCCGTTGAAGTTGTTTTTGTTGAGGCCACTGATGAAATGAATGATGATCAAATCCTAGATATTAAAACTAGAAAGTACAAATCAACTTCAAGTCGAGGTGATATAATTATTAATAAAATGGAAAACCTGAGTTCAACCATTGCTGAATGTTGTTTTCCACTACCAGTTGAAGAAATTGTGGCTTTTATGTCTAAATCAAAGGGTTTTCAAATTCACAGAAGTAAGTGTGTTAACATTTTAAATACAAAAAATGTTAAAAATATTTTAGAAGCAGTTTGAAATGTTAAGAAATTAGCAAATCTCACTTACAAAGTTAAAGTGAGAATTGTTACAAGTGTTAGACCTGGAGTTTTACAGGGAATAGTTCAAGTGTTTGGTACACAAAGAATTGAGGTCACAGAAGCTAAATTGATTACTAGTGAAGAAGAGTTATTAACTCGTTCTTCAATGGTGCTTCAAGTCAGAGATCTTGAACACTTCAATACAGCTATAACTGCAATCAAAGAAGTTCCTGGTGTTGAATTAGCTGAAAGAGCATCTAGTGTTGTTGAAGAAGAAACAAATTAG
- a CDS encoding adenine phosphoribosyltransferase: MDLKKYIVDVKDFPIEGIVFKDITPLLNDVEAFKYTVDEMVKQVKASQATVIVAPEARGFLFASAVAYAAGCRFVLVRKPGKLPREVMNKEYKLEYGQGHIQMHIGDLQPGDKVAIIDDVLATGGTMQAIVNLVQDCQASVEKIIFLADLSFLHDAKLFQEYNSVSLITY; this comes from the coding sequence ATGGATCTAAAAAAATATATTGTTGATGTTAAAGACTTCCCAATTGAAGGTATAGTTTTTAAAGACATTACACCATTATTAAATGATGTTGAAGCATTTAAATACACAGTTGATGAGATGGTAAAACAAGTTAAAGCATCTCAAGCAACAGTAATTGTTGCACCTGAAGCACGCGGATTTTTGTTTGCTAGTGCAGTAGCTTATGCTGCTGGGTGCCGCTTTGTCTTGGTTAGAAAACCAGGTAAACTACCAAGAGAAGTTATGAATAAAGAATACAAATTAGAATATGGACAAGGTCATATTCAAATGCATATTGGAGATTTACAACCAGGAGATAAAGTGGCCATTATTGATGACGTTTTAGCTACTGGGGGAACAATGCAAGCAATTGTTAATCTAGTTCAAGATTGCCAAGCTAGTGTTGAAAAAATAATCTTCTTAGCAGATTTATCATTCTTGCATGATGCCAAATTATTTCAAGAATACAATAGTGTAAGTTTAATTACTTACTAA